The following proteins come from a genomic window of Lolium rigidum isolate FL_2022 chromosome 5, APGP_CSIRO_Lrig_0.1, whole genome shotgun sequence:
- the LOC124658294 gene encoding protein JINGUBANG-like has translation MRNHKKLLQFLRPDPAVAAAKMPSDDEDDGDVCPSLPSPMSSSSAGTSAAASPSPYMPSPWVNLPGLGAGSALAGTSSTGLLGSLVKADGHVYSLAAAGDLLYTGTNSKNVRVWKDQREFAGFKCGSGLVKAILVAGDGRIYTGHQDGKVRVWRRDSADDPAVHKRVGSLPRLGELLRSSVRPSHYVHTGRRKQSSLWLRHFDAVSCLSLDAEAGVIYSGSWDRTFKVWRVADSRCLESVRAHDDAVNTVAAAGFDALAFTGSADGTVKVWRREAGKGGATRHIMERVLRKADSAVTAVAVASEARVVYVASSDGAVTHWQWRRGAARESAPRNGGALRGHRMAVLSLAVAGRVVVSGSADRTICVWRRDEGADHSRLAVLTGHTGPVKCVAMDEEESLDADGHCRWVVYSGSLDGSVKVWRVSDAPDAVATMGRTPAHVWKGSPSPLGAWNTPRRAPE, from the coding sequence ATGAGGAATCACAAGAAGCTGCTGCAGTTTCTCCGGCCGGACCCGGCGGTGGCCGCGGCCAAGATGCCAtcagacgacgaggacgacggcgacgtgtgCCCGTCTCTCCCATCGCCGATGTCCAGCTCCAGCGCGGGCACGTCGGCCGCCGCTTCCCCATCGCCGTACATGCCGTCGCCGTGGGTCAACCTCCCTGGGCTCGGCGCCGGGTCCGCGCTGGCTGGAACGAGCAGCACAGGTCTGCTGGGGTCGCTGGTGAAGGCAGACGGGCACGTGTACTCGCTCGCCGCGGCGGGGGACCTGCTCTACACCGGCACGAACTCCAAGAACGTGCGGGTGTGGAAGGACCAGCGCGAGTTCGCCGGGTTCAAGTGCGGCAGCGGCCTCGTCAAGGCGATCTTGGTCGCCGGGGACGGCAGGATCTACACCGGCCACCAGGACGGCAAGGTCCGCGTGTGGCGCCGGGACTCCGCCGACGACCCCGCCGTGCACAAGCGCGTCGGCTCGCTCCCGCGGCTCGGGGAGCTTCTCCGGAGCTCCGTCCGCCCCTCGCACTACGTGCATACCGGCCGGCGGAAGCAGAGCTCCCTCTGGCTCCGGCACTTCGACGCCGTGTCGTGCCTCAGCCTGGACGCCGAGGCCGGGGTGATCTACTCCGGGTCCTGGGACCGGACCTTCAAGGTGTGGCGCGTGGCCGACTCGCGGTGCCTCGAGTCCGTCCGCGCGCACGACGACGCCGTCAACACGGTCGCCGCGGCCGGGTTCGACGCGCTTGCTTTCACGGGGTCCGCCGACGGCACGGTAAAGGTGTGGCGGCGGGAGGCCGGGAAGGGCGGTGCGACCAGGCACATCATGGAGCGGGTCCTCCGCAAGGCCGACAGCGCGGTCACCGCCGTCGCGGTGGCGTCCGAAGCGCGGGTGGTGTACGTGGCCTCGTCGGACGGCGCCGTCACGCACTGGCAGTGGCGGCGGGGCGCCGCACGGGAGAGCgcgcccaggaacggcggcgcgcTGCGCGGGCACAGGATGGCCGTGCTGTCCCTGGCCGTGGCCGGGCGCGTGGTGGTGAGCGGTTCCGCCGACCGGACCATCTGCGTGTGGCGCCGCGACGAGGGCGCCGACCACTCCCGCCTCGCCGTGCTCACCGGTCACACGGGCCCGGTGAAGTGCGTGGCCATGGACGAGGAGGAGTCGCTCGACGCGGACGGGCACTGCCGGTGGGTGGTGTACAGCGGCAGCCTCGACGGGTCCGTGAAGGTGTGGCGCGTGTCCGACGCGCCGGACGCGGTGGCGACGATGGGGCGGACGCCGGCGCACGTGTGGAagggctcgccgtcgccgctggGCGCGTGGAACACGCCGCGCCGCGCGCCGGAGTAG
- the LOC124654962 gene encoding extra-large guanine nucleotide-binding protein 1-like, translated as MASAVAVAGADDYTFAAEYDGPPLPYSLPRAIPLDLSRIPLAALSSHDDPSDDPLPVVRPLTPSSLCSAIHAHQQQAAPGGPPPRSSSGPVADSPTSVIENHHAAAHHSAELPSSPSDDEEDAGMPSAPHQPTASFAETSGSLLQSSPSSEDSSSDEAPSSPLPHPTATAAARSSGALSPPHLDAPNPRSGCYRCGKRGGIWGGTESCLACGARYCSSCVLRAMGSMPEGRKCLPCIGRPVAESRRGALGRGSRVLRRLLSAAEVDLVMRSERGCKANQLRPEDVYVNGARLVPEELAALQGCPCPPARLRPGFYWYDKVSGFWGKEGHKPHCIISPNLSVGGNLDEKASNGNTGILVNGREITKSELQMLKLAGVQCAGKPHFWLNADGTYQEEGQKTVKGRIWDKPIVKLLSPVLSLPTPNKAANQSGVEAPSSGSRPEYLEQRTIQKLLLVGSGTSTILKQAKFSYKSKPFSVDECEDLKLIIQSNIYRYLGTLLEGRERFEEEVLADRRKINKDDPSSSGHSGSEFCAEVTEYSIVPRLKAFSDWIPKAMAIGNLEDIFPAASREYAPLVEELWKDPAIQATYRRRSELPFLPSAASYFLDRVVDISRTEYELCDMDILYADGITSSDGLASTDISFPQLALDVRVDEPDPQDTMLRYQLIRISNKGLRENSKWLQMFDDVRLVIFCVAVSDYDEYHEDVNGTIVNKMVESRQLFESLALHPTFEQMDFLLLLTKFDLLEQKIGKSPLTACDWFSEFTPLVSRNLINGSSSRSTRSSNTGASLAQMAAHYIGTKFKQLFHSLTERKLYVSYVNALDQESVCSAIRYGREIVKWEEEKPVFNSSETVYSGEEPSSYSH; from the exons atggcctccgccgtcgccgtcgccggggcCGACGACTACACCTTCGCGGCCgagtacgacggcccgccgctccCCTACTCCCTCCCGCGCGCCATCCCGCTCGACCTCTCCCGCATCCCgctcgccgccctctcctcccacGACGACCCCTCCGACGACCCGCTCCCCGTCGTGCGCCCCCTCACCCCATCCTCCCTCTGCTCCGCCATCCACGCCCACCAGCAGCAGGCGGCGCCAGGGGGGCcgcctcctcgctcctcctcggGGCCCGTCGCCGACTCCCCCACCTCCGTCATCGAGAACCACCACGCCGCCGCGCACCACTCCGCCgagctcccctcctccccctccgacgacgaggaagatgcaGGGATGCCGTCCGCTCCCCACCAGCccaccgcctccttcgccgagACCAGCGGCTCCCTCCTCCAatcctccccctcctccgaggactcctcctccgacgaagcCCCCTCCTCCCCGCTGCCCcaccccaccgccaccgccgccgcccgctcaaGCGGCGCCCTCTCCCCGCCCCACCTCGACGCCCCCAACCCCCGCTCCGGCTGCTACCGGTGCGGGAAGCGCGGCGGCATCTGGGGCGGCACGGAGTCCTGCCTGGCCTGCGGCGCGCGGTACTGCTCCTCCTGCGTGCTGCGCGCCATGGGGTCGATGCCGGAGGGCCGCAAGTGCCTGCCCTGCATCGGGCGGCCGGTGGCCGAGTCGCGCCGGGGCGCGCTCGGCCGCGGCTCGCGCGTGCTGCGCCGCCTGCTCAGCGCCGCCGAGGTGGACCTCGTCATGCGGAGCGAGCGCGGGTGCAAAGCCAACCAGCTGCGGCCCGAGGACGTCTACGTCAACGGGGCGAGGCTGGTGCCGGAGGAGCTCGCGGCGCTGCAGGGGTGCCCCTGCCCTCCGGCCAGGCTCCGGCCCGGGTTCTACTGGTACGACAAGGTCTCCGGCTTCTGGGGAAAG GAGGGACACAAGCCCCATTGCATAATAAGCCCAAATCTAAGTGTGGGAGGTAATTTAGATGAAAAGGCGAGCAATGGGAACACCGGAATCTTGGTAAATGGACGTGAGATTACAAAATCTGAGCTGCAAATGCTTAAG TTGGCAGGAGTTCAATGTGCTGGAAAACCTCACTTTTGGCTGAATGCTGATGGGACTTACCAAGAGGAAGGCCAAAAAACTGTGAAAGGGAGGATTTGGGATAAG CCCATAGTGAAGTTGCTTAGTCCAGTCCTGTCATTGCCAACTCCAAACAAAGCGGCTAATCAATCTGGTGTAGAGGCTCCTAGTTCAGGAAGTCGACCTGAGTACTTGGAGCAAAGGACGATTCAGAAGCTTTTGTTGGTTGGATCAGGGACCAGCACCATACTCAAACAG GCTAAATTCTCATACAAGAGCAAACCATTTTCGGTGGATGAGTGTGAAGATCTCAAACTTATCATACAAAGTAACATATATCGCTACCTTGGTACACTTCTTGAAGGCCGTGAACGGTTTGAAGAGGAAGTTTTAGCTGATAGAAGAAAAATCAACAAAGACGATCCTTCTAGCTCTG GGCATTCTGGATCGGAGTTCTGTGCTGAAGTTACTGAGTACTCCATTGTTCCGCGTTTGAAAGCATTCTCTGATTGGATCCCGAAAGCCATGGCAATAGGTAATCTTGAAGACATTTTTCCTGCAGCTAGTCGTGAATATGCACCACTGGTTGAAGAACTATGGAAAGATCCTGCTATTCAAGCTACATATAGACGAAGAAGTGAACTGCCGTTCCTTCCGTCTGCTGCCAGTTACTTCCTTGACAGG GTGGTTGATATTTCTCGAACAGAATATGAGCTCTGTGATATGGATATCCTCTACGCTGATGGAATAACATCATCAGATGGATTAGCATCTACAGACATCTCTTTCCCACAGCTGGCTTTGGATGTGCGGGTTGATGAGCCTGATCCACAGGACACGATGTTAAG ATATCAGCTGATCAGAATAAGCAATAAAGGATTGCGGGAGAACAGCAAATGGCTGCAGATGTTCGATGATGTCAGGCTTGTCATATTCTGTGTTGCGGTTAGCGATTATGACGAGTACCATGAGGATGTGAATGGAACCATTGTCAACAAGATGGTAGAGAGCAGGCAGCTATTCGAGAGCCTCGCCCTTCACCCGACATTCGAACAGATGGATTTCCTCCTACTCCTGACCAAGTTTGATCTCCTAGAGCAGAAGATTGGCAAATCCCCACTAaccgcatgtgactggttcagtgAATTCACCCCGCTGGTAAGCCGCAATCTGATCAATGGAAGCAGCAGCAGAAGCACACGCAGCAGCAACACTGGTGCGTCGCTGGCACAGATGGCTGCACATTACATTGGCACGAAGTTTAAGCAGCTGTTCCACTCTCTCACGGAGCGGAAGCTGTATGTGTCCTACGTGAACGCCCTGGACCAGGAGTCGGTCTGCTCGGCGATCCGCTATGGCAGGGAGATTGTCAAGTGGGAGGAGGAGAAGCCCGTGTTCAACTCCAGCGAGACGGTGTACAGCGGCGAGGAGCCCAGCTCCTACTCCCACTGA